Genomic DNA from Comamonas antarctica:
CGGGCTGTTCAGCGGCGTGCCGGCGATATCCCGCATGCCGGGCTGTGTCATGGCGGGCGACGCCAGCGGGTCGTCCTGCACGCCGGCACGCCGCAGGTGAAGCGGCGAAAAGGTCTCCTGGTCCGAGGGGCGCGCGGCGGGCATGTGCGTGGTGATCTCGATCACCGACGGGCGCTGTGCCGGGGCAATCATCCACTCCGAGGGCGGGACGGGCTGGCGTGGCGCGATGGTGAACTCCAGTTCCGCAAGGATCGCTCCCTCCAGGTCCAGCCTGTCGGTGCCGTCAAGATCGTCGCAAGCCCAGGGGTCGAAACGGGCGCCAGGCGCGGCGCGCGGTGCGGCGGGGGGAAGTGCGGTGGAATTGTTGGGATGAAAAGGCATGTCGATGGATTGCAGTGAAGGAATGAAATCTGGCCGCCAGGCAGCTTTCATTCTTTGCGCTGCTACATACCCGCGCCGCCAGAAGCGCCCGCGCCTGTGGGTCGGCGCAAAGGTCGGGGTAGTGTAGTGATTTATCTATCGAAAATGCAAATTAAATAGTATTTGGCTATTTAAGTGTCTTACTGGCGTGGCGTCGGCATGCATCGTCAGCGGCTGGCGCCCGGCGTCAGGTGGCGTGGCCAGAAGGTCCACAGCCGCAGGTTCTGCTTGAGCCGGCCCGCGATCTCGCCGGCTTCGACGCCCCAGCCGGTGAAGTAATCGGCGCGTACCGCACCCAGGATGGCGCTGCCCGTGTCCTGGGCGAACACCATGCGGTTGAGCGCCACCGTCGGACCGGGCGTCGACAGCCAGACCGGCGTGCCATAGGGAATGCTCTGGCGGTCCACGGCAATCGAGCGGCCCGGCGTCAGCGGCACGCCCAGCGCGCCCTTGGGGCCGAACTCCGCATCCAGGCCTTCCAGCGGCTCCTCGCGGAAGAACACATAGCGCGGATTGCTCCACAGCATTTCGTTGACGCGCGCCGGGTTGGCGGCGATCCAGGCGCTGATGCCGGGCCAGGTCGCGTCGCGTACCAGGCCCTGGTCGAGCAGCCAGCGGCCCACGCTCTTGTAGGGCTGGTCGTTGGTGCCGCCATAGGCCACGCGCACCTGGCGCACCTGGCCGTTGGCTTCGGTCAGCCGCAGCCGGCCCGAGCCCTGGATGTGCAGGATCATGGCATCGACCGGGTCGCGCAGATAGGCAATCGCGCGGCCGGCCAATGCCGCCTGGGCTTCGGGCAGGGTGTCGATCTGCTGGCGCGTATACCAGGGCTTGCGCGTGCCGAAGCCCGCGGGCACGCGGTACAGCGGAACGTTGTAGCCGTTGCCGGGCAGGCGCGCGGCATCGAGCTGGGGCTCGTAATAGGCGGTCAGCAGGCCGTCGGCGTTGCCGTCGCCGGCCTCGACGCGGTAGGGCTGGAACTTGGCCTGCATCCAGGCGCGCTGTTCCTCGCCCGAGGCAATGCTCAGGCGCCGCACTTCGCTGCACAGCCCGGCAAAGGCCGCCGTCGGGCGTTCGCAGTTCTTGACCCAGGCGTTCCAGGCTTCGTGCAGGGCATCGGTTTCAAACCCTGGCAGCTCGCTCCAGGCCACCGGCTGCCAGCGGCTCTTGGGAAATGCCACCGGCGCGCCGGCCAGCGGCGCGGGGCTGGTGGCATGCGGCTGCAGGTCCGGAATGGGGGAAGGATCGGCCGTGGCAATGGGGCGTGTGGAACACGCGGCAAGGGTTCCTACAATCAACGCCATTGTCGCAAGGCGCAGGAGGTTGAGATTCATGGGACTGATTTTGCTTGAAGCGTTGCTGGCATTGGTCGTTTTGATCGCTATTGTCTGGTGGACCATGTTTTCCGGGCGCACGCGCGGGGAACTCAAGCCCCCGGCGTCTGCGGCCGATGACGCCGCCCCGCCCCGGCAGCCGCCGCCCTGATATCGCGTCTGTCCTACGGAAGTGCCCGGACAGGGCTGTTACGCTGGCTGCCACCAGCTCCCGGGCACATGCCATCAGAGCACCAATCATTCAAGAAGGAGTCCACTATGCGCAAAAACATCTTGGTAGCGGCAACGGCTGCAGTCATGCTCATCACGGGTTGCGCCAACACCGGCATGACCGATACCCAGCGCCGCACGGCCACCGGTGCCGGCGTGGGCGCGCTGGCTGGCGCGGTGCTGGGCTCGGCCACGGGCGGCAAGGCCGGCACCGGCGCCGTGGTGGGCGCGGGCGTGGGTGCACTGGGCACCTACATCTGGTCGCAGAACATGGAAAAGCAAAAGCGCGAAATGGAAGCCGCGACCCAGGGCACGGGCATTGCGGTGTCGCAGACCAATGACAACCAGCTGAAGCTGGACATCCCCAGCGACATCTCGTTCGACACCGGCCGCTCGGACATCAAGAGCAACTTCGCTCCGGTGCTCGACCGCTTTGCCGACAGCCTGCGCAACAACGTCAACACCGACGTGCGCATCATCGGCCACACCGACAGCACCGGCACCGACGCCATCAACAACCCGCTGTCGCTGCAGCGCGCCAACAGCACGCGCAACTACCTGACCTCGCGCGGCGTGGGCGGCACCCGCATCCAGACCGATGGCCGTGGCTCGTATGAGCCGATTGCCTCGAACAGCACCAACGAAGGCCGCGCGCGCAACCGCCGCGTCGAGATCTTCGTGGGCGAACGCCAGGCACGCTGAGCGCCGCATTGACCCCGGGCGCTGCCTGCAGCGCCCTGCCAAAGGCCCCGCGCGGGGCCTTTGCCGTTTCAGCCGTCGTGCCGCAGCAGATTCGCCAGCTCCACGGCCGACTTCACCTGCATCTTGTCGAACACCCGCGAGCGGTGCACTTCGACCGTGCGCACGCTGATGTCCAACTGGTCGGCAATCAGCTTGTTGGGAATGCCTTCGACGACCAGGCGCATCACGTCGCGCTCGCGGTCGGTCAGCTCGGTCAGGCGCGTGCGCAGTGCATCGCGCTCGCGCATGCGCGCCAGGTGCTGGTCCGACGCCGCCAGTGCCTGCTCGATGCGGTCGACGAGCGCATTGTCCGAAAACGGCTTCTCGCAGAAATCAAACGCGCCGCGCTTGACGGTGTCGACGGCCGTGGGCACGTCTGCATGGCCGGTGAGAAAGATCACCGGCATTGCCGCGAGCTGTCCTTCTGCCAGCAGCTGGTTGAACAGCGCCAGGCCGCTCATGCCGGTCATGCGCATGTCGAGCAGCAGGCAGCAGGGATGGCGCGCCGGCGACTGCGACTGCAGCATCTCGAGAAAGGATTCGGCGCAGTCGAAGGACTCGCTGAGCAGCCGGCGCGAGCGCAGCAGCCAGGCCAGGGCTTCGCGCACATCGGCGTCGTCATCCACGATGTAGACGGTGGCGTTTTGTACGGGTTCCATGGGTTCAATTCAATGGGGGTGCGGGCAGCGTGAAACTGAATACCGTACCACGCGGCAGATTGGGGCTGTGGCGCAACGTCCCTCCGTGCTGCTCGATCACGGTGCGGCACAGGCTCAGGCCCAGGCCCATGCCTTCCTCGCGCGTGGTGAAGAACGGCGTGAACAGCTGCTCGGCCACGGCTTCGTCGATGCCGCTGCCGCAGTCGATCACGGAAAACTCGAGCCAGCTCGCATGCGCGCTGGTGGTGATGTGGCGCACGCGCAGCGTGAGCTCGCGCGGGTGGGTGTCGACGCCGTCCATGGCCTGGGTGCCGTTGCGCGCCAGGTTGAGCAGCACCTGCTCGACCATGGTCGGATCGCACAGCACCGGCGGCAGGTCGCTGTCGAGCTGGGTGATGACGCGCACGCCCAGCTTGCGCGCCTGCATGCGCACCAGCGGCAGCACCGCGTCGATCAGCTCGCTGGCATGCACCTGCTCGCGCGACTGGTCGCGCCGGCGTACGAAGTCGCGCACGCTCTTGATCACGCGGCCCGCGCGTTCGGCCTGGTGGGCGATGCGCTGCATGGCGGTGCGCAGGTCCTGCAGCTGCTGGCGCAGCGCGCCGGCGTTGTCGCCGGCCGGCTCGTGGCCGAGCATGTTGAGCGATCCCGCGGCATAGCTGGCAATGGTCATCAGCGGCTGGGTCAGCTCGTGGCTCAGCAGCGAGGCCATCTCGCCGACGGTGGCCAGCCGCGCCGTGGCCTGCAGGCGCTCCTGCGAGGCGCGCGAGAGCTCCTCCATGCGGCGCTGCTGGCTGATGTCGAGAAAGGCGCTCATCCAGCCCGTGTGCCGGCCCTGCGCGCTGATCAGCGGGGCTTCGAAGATCAGCACCGGAAAGCGCGTGCCGTCCTTGCGCATGAACACCGATTCATAGCCTTCGCGCGAGGGCGGCGCCTTGCCGGCCAGGCGCTTGAGCTGGCGCTGGTGGTATTCCTCGGACAGCTCGGGCGGCCAATAGGGCGCGAAGTTCAGGCCGAGCAATTCCTCGGAAGTGAACCCGACCATCTCGCAGAACGCCGGATTGACGTAGCTGATGCGGCCCTTGAGGTCGCGCGCGCGCAGGCCGGTGATCAGCGAGTCCTCCATGGCCTTGCGGAACGCCAGCGCCTCGCCCAGGTCGCGCTCGGCGCGCAGCCGGCGGCGGTTGTCGCGCACCAGGATCACCAGCACCGTGCCCAGCGCGATCGACATGGTCGTGACCAGCGCCGTGAGCACGTTCGGAAACACGCTGGGCGCGCGGTGCCAGTGGTCGAGGCGCAGCATCAGCATGTTGCCCGGCAGGTCGAGGATCTGCTGCGCGGTGAACACGCGCGTGCCGCGCCAGGCCGCGCCGACCAGCGCCAGCCGCGTGCCGTCGGGCTCGGTGAACGAGACCTCCTGGCTGTGCGAGAGGTTCTTGCTGACCTGGTTGATCAGGATGCTCTGCAGCGAATAGGTGGCAAGGATGAAGCCTTCGTAGCGGCCGTTGTGCGACAGCGGCAGGCAGACTTCCATCATTTCCGAGCCCAGGCCTTCGCTCAGCAGCTGGAAATAGCTCGACGAGTACGCCGGGCCGTTGAGCCGGCGCGCATTGGCACAGGTCAGCTGGGCATGCGACTGGCTGTCGTCGCGCTGGCCGTCCTCCCACTGCATGGGCCGGTAGGGCGTCTCGGCAAATGCCTGCAGGCGCAGGCGCGCGTCGCGCCATTCGATGCGCAGGATCTCGCGCCGCACCTGCAGCACCTCGGCGGCGCGCGCGCGCCATTCCTGCAGGTCGTCGGCCTGGCTGCTCAGCGCCTGCAGGTCCTGCAGGTTGCGGTTGAGCGCCGTGCGGATGTCGGCCACGGCGTTCGCGGCATCGCGCTCGAGCCGGTCCTGCACCTGCACCGCCTCGTAGCGGCCCGCGAGCCAGACCAGCGTGATCAGCATGCTGACCACCAGCGCGACCAGCACCGTCCACAGCGACCAGCGGCGCCAGGCGCTGCGCCAGCGGCGCCACGGCCAGCGCGCCGGCATGGTTTCGGCGCCCGCCAGCGTGCTGTCGGGGAAGGACATGGTGTCGGCAGCGGGTTTTCTGCCGGGAAACGGACCAGGAAAGCTCATCGCGATGGATTACAGGATACGGTGTTGCAGTGCGGGCAACTGGGCGCGGACCTGCGCCAGGCGCGTGCGCTCGAGCTGGCCCAGCACCAGGCCCGGGCCCTGGTCGCGCACGTCCAGCACCTGGCCCCAGGGGTCGACCAGCAGGCTGTGGCCCCAGGTATGGCGGCCGTTGGGGTGCTGGCCGCCTTGCGCGGGCGCCAGCACATAGGCCTGGTTTTCAATCGCCCGGGCGCGCAGCAGCACTTCCCAATGGGCCTGGCCCGTGGTGTGGGTGAACGCGCTGGGCACCAGCAGCAGGTCGCAGCCCTGCTGTGCATGGGCGCGGTACAGCTCGGGAAAACGCAGGTCGTAGCAGATGCTCAGGCCCAGGCGCCAGCAGGCGCCGCTGCGGTCGGTGATGTCGGCATGCACCGGCGTCTGGCCCGCGGCAATGACATGGGCTTCGTCATAGCGCTCGCGGCCATTGTCGTAGCGGAACAGGTGGATCTTGTCGTAGCGCGCGGCGCAGGCGCCATCGGGCGCGAACACCAGCGTGCTGTTGCGCACGTGCTGCGGGTCGTCGGCCACCAGCGGCAGCGTGCCGCCCACGATCCACAGCCCCAGTTCGCGCGCCGATCGCGCCAGGAAGTCCTGGATCGGCCCCTGGCCGAACGCTTCCATGTAGCCGAGCTTGTCGGTGTCGCGCAGGCCCATGGCGCAGAAGTACTCGGGCAGCGCCGCGAGCTCCGCGCCTGCGTCGCGTGCCTGCTGCAGCAGCTGTGCGGCAACGCGCAGGTTTTCGGCCACGTCGGGCGTGGAGACCATCTGCAGGGCGGCGACTTTCATGGCGGGTTCTCTCCAGGGGCGGCGGGTGCGTCGGCCGTGCGCGACCGGGCGGTGGACGGGATGGGGTTGACCTGCGGGTCGGACCAGGAGCCGTCGATGCGAAACTCCTTGGTGGCGGCGGCGATCAGCGGACCGCGCAGCAGCACCTGGGCCAGGAAAGTGCCCAGACCGACGACTGGATTGATGGCCGTGGCCACCAGCGAGGCCGTGCCGGCATTGATTTCCGGCACCACCACGACATGCAGGTTCTGCGTTTCCTTCTGCATGTCGGCTTCGCCTTCCATCAGCACCGCGGCGTTGACACCCTTCATCTGCAGGTTGTTGGTGCGCGCGATGCCTTGCGCGATCTGCACGTCGCCGCGCACGAAGTCGAAGCTGAAGCCCTTGCTGAACACATCGCGGAAGTCGAGCGTGAGGCGCCGCGGCAGGGCTTGCAGGCTCAGCACGCCCAGCAGCTTGGCCAGGCCGGGCTCGGCCTGCAGGAACTGGCCCGAAACCATGTCCAGGTGCATCTGGCCGTTCATCGAGCGGTAGTCGGGCGCCAGCGGCGAGCCGTTCCAGGCCACCTCGCCGTCCAGCCGGCCGCGGCCGTTGCGGATCACGCCGGGCATGGCCAGGCGCGTCAGCAGGGCGCCGGCATCGCCGATCTCGAGCGCGAAGCGCAGCGCCGTGCGCGGCCGTGCCGGCGCGCCGGGCTGCAGCCCCCAGCTGCCGCTGGCCACGAGCCGTGCTTCGGGGCTGGTGATGTTGAATTGCGTCAGCTGCCACTCGCGCCGCGCGGGTTCGCGGCGCGCGGCATCGGCCGGGCTTTCGCGGTTGCGTGCCTGGACTTCGAAGCGGCCCATGGGCCGGCCGAACAGTTCCAGCGCCTCGACGGCGATGTCCAGCGCCGGCAGGCTGCGCGGCTGCTCGCTCAGCAGCGCCTCGAATTCGCCGGCCGCGCCCTCGCCGGCCGCGCTTTGCGGCACCGAAAGCCGCGCGAGCCGCGCATAGACCTGGCCCGCGGGATCGGCCGGGTGGCCCTCGCGGTATTCGACAAAGCCGCTGAGCTCGCGCGCCTCGACCTTCGCGGTCCACAGGCCGCCATGGCGCGTGCCGTTGGCGCGCAATGCGTGCAGCGTGCGGCCGTGGACCAGCAGGCGCTGCGCGCCCAGCGTCGCGGTGTCCGGCAGATAGGCCTGCAGCGCGTCGTCGGCCTGGGCCGCCCCGGCAGGGGCCGCCCCCTCCTGCGGCAGCATGCGCTGCACGGCCTTGTGCCAGGCGTCGATGTCCACGTCGGCCAGCGCCACCTGGGCGGATACGCCGCGCGCCGGCAGTTCCAGCGGCGGCGCGGGGCTGCCGACGGCAATTGCACCGCGCAGCACCTTAACCGGGCTGGCGGCCGCATCGCGCACATAGCGCACGCTGGCCGCATCGCCCCATTGCAGCGCGATCTCATCGTGCAGCGGTGGCGCGTCGGCATTGGCCGGCGCGGGCGCCAGCGCCGACGCTGCCACGGTGTGGGCGAAACGCAGCGGCAGCGTGGCCGCGGCCGGCTTGCCCAGCGGCGCGGGCAGGTCCAGCGCCAGGCCCTGCAAGCCGCTGGTGACGGTGATCTCGGGCGTGCCGCGGCGCAGGCCCAGATCCAGCAGGTAGTCGGCCTGGCCCTGGGCGGCGCGCGCGATGTCGGCCAGCACGCCCAGCTCGGTGGCCGCGCGCAGCCCTTCGGCGCTGGCCGTGCCGCTGGCATGCAGCTTCAGCGGCGACTGGGTAGCGGGCGCCGATGCGGGCAGCAGCTGCAGGCCGCCCTCGAAACGCACCGGCCCGCCCAGCGCCTGGGCCTGCACGCCGGTGAGCGAGAAACCGGTGTCGGAGAACTGCACGTTGCCCTGGATCTGGCTCAGCAGCGGCACTTCGGGCATCAGCCGCAGGCTGTTGCCGGCCAGCGCCACGCTGCCCTGGACCTTGGAATGTTCGAGTTCGCTGACCGGCAGTTCCAACTGCAGTTGCAGCTGGGCGGCGCCGCTGCCCTGGGCGTTGTCCAGAACGTGCTGCGTGAACCCGGCGACGGGCGAGGCCGCCACGAAACCCAGCATCTCGGCCAGCTCGCCGCGCGCCTGGGCCTTGACGCCGACACGCGTGTGCGCGAGGTCGGGAATGCTGGCCTGGACCTGCTGGAGCTGCATGCGCGGATGGCCGTCGACGCGGCCCTGGGCGTTGCGCACGGCCATCGAGGCGCGGTCGAACACCAGTTCGCCCGACAGCTGGGTCAGCGCGGGCCAGGGTTTCTCGCCCGCGGACTGCACCGACGGCGGCACATAGGCGTAGGTCACGTCATGCAGATCGGCGGCAA
This window encodes:
- a CDS encoding carbon-nitrogen hydrolase family protein, encoding MKVAALQMVSTPDVAENLRVAAQLLQQARDAGAELAALPEYFCAMGLRDTDKLGYMEAFGQGPIQDFLARSARELGLWIVGGTLPLVADDPQHVRNSTLVFAPDGACAARYDKIHLFRYDNGRERYDEAHVIAAGQTPVHADITDRSGACWRLGLSICYDLRFPELYRAHAQQGCDLLLVPSAFTHTTGQAHWEVLLRARAIENQAYVLAPAQGGQHPNGRHTWGHSLLVDPWGQVLDVRDQGPGLVLGQLERTRLAQVRAQLPALQHRIL
- a CDS encoding two-component system sensor histidine kinase NtrB, with the protein product MSFPDSTLAGAETMPARWPWRRWRSAWRRWSLWTVLVALVVSMLITLVWLAGRYEAVQVQDRLERDAANAVADIRTALNRNLQDLQALSSQADDLQEWRARAAEVLQVRREILRIEWRDARLRLQAFAETPYRPMQWEDGQRDDSQSHAQLTCANARRLNGPAYSSSYFQLLSEGLGSEMMEVCLPLSHNGRYEGFILATYSLQSILINQVSKNLSHSQEVSFTEPDGTRLALVGAAWRGTRVFTAQQILDLPGNMLMLRLDHWHRAPSVFPNVLTALVTTMSIALGTVLVILVRDNRRRLRAERDLGEALAFRKAMEDSLITGLRARDLKGRISYVNPAFCEMVGFTSEELLGLNFAPYWPPELSEEYHQRQLKRLAGKAPPSREGYESVFMRKDGTRFPVLIFEAPLISAQGRHTGWMSAFLDISQQRRMEELSRASQERLQATARLATVGEMASLLSHELTQPLMTIASYAAGSLNMLGHEPAGDNAGALRQQLQDLRTAMQRIAHQAERAGRVIKSVRDFVRRRDQSREQVHASELIDAVLPLVRMQARKLGVRVITQLDSDLPPVLCDPTMVEQVLLNLARNGTQAMDGVDTHPRELTLRVRHITTSAHASWLEFSVIDCGSGIDEAVAEQLFTPFFTTREEGMGLGLSLCRTVIEQHGGTLRHSPNLPRGTVFSFTLPAPPLN
- a CDS encoding OmpA family protein, with the translated sequence MRKNILVAATAAVMLITGCANTGMTDTQRRTATGAGVGALAGAVLGSATGGKAGTGAVVGAGVGALGTYIWSQNMEKQKREMEAATQGTGIAVSQTNDNQLKLDIPSDISFDTGRSDIKSNFAPVLDRFADSLRNNVNTDVRIIGHTDSTGTDAINNPLSLQRANSTRNYLTSRGVGGTRIQTDGRGSYEPIASNSTNEGRARNRRVEIFVGERQAR
- the mltA gene encoding murein transglycosylase A, with the translated sequence MVHQTIAIKTTNASNASSKISPMNLNLLRLATMALIVGTLAACSTRPIATADPSPIPDLQPHATSPAPLAGAPVAFPKSRWQPVAWSELPGFETDALHEAWNAWVKNCERPTAAFAGLCSEVRRLSIASGEEQRAWMQAKFQPYRVEAGDGNADGLLTAYYEPQLDAARLPGNGYNVPLYRVPAGFGTRKPWYTRQQIDTLPEAQAALAGRAIAYLRDPVDAMILHIQGSGRLRLTEANGQVRQVRVAYGGTNDQPYKSVGRWLLDQGLVRDATWPGISAWIAANPARVNEMLWSNPRYVFFREEPLEGLDAEFGPKGALGVPLTPGRSIAVDRQSIPYGTPVWLSTPGPTVALNRMVFAQDTGSAILGAVRADYFTGWGVEAGEIAGRLKQNLRLWTFWPRHLTPGASR
- a CDS encoding response regulator transcription factor, translating into MEPVQNATVYIVDDDADVREALAWLLRSRRLLSESFDCAESFLEMLQSQSPARHPCCLLLDMRMTGMSGLALFNQLLAEGQLAAMPVIFLTGHADVPTAVDTVKRGAFDFCEKPFSDNALVDRIEQALAASDQHLARMRERDALRTRLTELTDRERDVMRLVVEGIPNKLIADQLDISVRTVEVHRSRVFDKMQVKSAVELANLLRHDG
- a CDS encoding YhdP family protein, whose product is MIEPQPHPSRLIHWMAGIARWSLGLLLAFWLLLATVWGVLHGFIVPRISEYRPQLETLAARTLGIPVRIGALTARSEGLMPVVELGQVELLDAEGRTALSLPRVVVAVSARSLLRLGVEQLYIDAPQLEARRDAAGQLWIAGLPLPAAGDGDSPAADWLFSQTEIAIRGGALRWSDALRQAPPLSLTHLDLVVRNHGWRHQLRLDATPEDSWGGRFTLSAQFREPLLSTHEGNWRRWSGQAYAHFDRLDVARLGQYVDLQGASVAEGRGALRAWVDVQRGQVAKVTTDLQLGAVEAQLRPDLPPLALRALQGRLILERLPGGFALQGQSLGFETGDGLRWPAGQFMLRHSQADAAAAELGALGEHGELRFEQLDLGIAAQLASRLPLDEAARRRLLALAPRGQVKSLQANWRGPIDQPRQYQVSGEIRDLALSPQPAAKGTGVPGVEGLQAQFKLDQSGGTAQLGMTGGTLHFPGVFEEPAVPLDHLSAGLRWQLQGDQVTVQARDLRFGNADTEGEAQASWHTGRDAAARFPGVLSLTGTLRDADGSRVHRYLPLEIPASARHYVRDSVQSGRASRVRFQVEGDLAKMPFKQPGSGEFHIAADLHDVTYAYVPPSVQSAGEKPWPALTQLSGELVFDRASMAVRNAQGRVDGHPRMQLQQVQASIPDLAHTRVGVKAQARGELAEMLGFVAASPVAGFTQHVLDNAQGSGAAQLQLQLELPVSELEHSKVQGSVALAGNSLRLMPEVPLLSQIQGNVQFSDTGFSLTGVQAQALGGPVRFEGGLQLLPASAPATQSPLKLHASGTASAEGLRAATELGVLADIARAAQGQADYLLDLGLRRGTPEITVTSGLQGLALDLPAPLGKPAAATLPLRFAHTVAASALAPAPANADAPPLHDEIALQWGDAASVRYVRDAAASPVKVLRGAIAVGSPAPPLELPARGVSAQVALADVDIDAWHKAVQRMLPQEGAAPAGAAQADDALQAYLPDTATLGAQRLLVHGRTLHALRANGTRHGGLWTAKVEARELSGFVEYREGHPADPAGQVYARLARLSVPQSAAGEGAAGEFEALLSEQPRSLPALDIAVEALELFGRPMGRFEVQARNRESPADAARREPARREWQLTQFNITSPEARLVASGSWGLQPGAPARPRTALRFALEIGDAGALLTRLAMPGVIRNGRGRLDGEVAWNGSPLAPDYRSMNGQMHLDMVSGQFLQAEPGLAKLLGVLSLQALPRRLTLDFRDVFSKGFSFDFVRGDVQIAQGIARTNNLQMKGVNAAVLMEGEADMQKETQNLHVVVVPEINAGTASLVATAINPVVGLGTFLAQVLLRGPLIAAATKEFRIDGSWSDPQVNPIPSTARSRTADAPAAPGENPP